The following are encoded together in the Daucus carota subsp. sativus chromosome 5, DH1 v3.0, whole genome shotgun sequence genome:
- the LOC108222613 gene encoding uncharacterized protein LOC108222613, with product MAAEVGYLVRIMGRYTEEQQHSNSSSTALITRDLLGGRSDSFATIYSQELDLDLQVPSGYEKRLDLKSGKVYLQRCNSPKTPVSSCEHKQQTNQIVSTLQDSKCLPATKQPLNLFDDASLELKLVQSSPPQSPYNYQSVCTLDKVKSALKRAEKEMTRKRSISMSQSSSPSNSSSSVKETENMDSEDKSCASFAGSCPSCLLYVLISKSNPRCPRCNMIVPSHMPSKKPRIDLNISL from the exons ATGGCTGCTGAGGTAGGTTATCTTGTTAGGATAATGGGTAGATACACTGAAGAACAACAACATAGTAATTCTAGTTCCACGGCCCTGATTACTCGTGACTTGCTTGGTGGTCGTTCTGATTCTTTTGCTACCATTTATTCTCAAGAACTCGACCTTGATTTACAAGTGCCTTCTGGGTATGAAAAAAGACTGGATTTAAAG TCAGGAAAGGTGTATCTTCAGAGATGCAACTCTCCAAAAACACCGGTCTCGTCTTGTGAGCACAAGCAACAAACCAATCAAATAGTTTCCACACTTCAGGATTCGAAATGTCTGCCTGCAACTAAACAACCTCTGAACCTGTTTGATGATGCTAGTTTAGAACTTAAGCTTGTGCAATCATCTCCACCACAATCACCATACAATTACCAGAGCGTATGCACCCTTGACAAAGTGAAATCTGCTCTCAAAAGAGCAGAAAAAGAGATGACTCGGAAGAGGTCTATATCCATGTCACAGTCATCATCACCTTCTAATTCCTCATCTTCGGTTAAAGAAACTGAGAATATGGACTCTGAGGATAAATCATGTGCCTCTTTTGCTGGAAGTTGCCCTAGTTGCCTACTTTATGTGCTAATTTCTAAAAGCAACCCTAGATGCCCTCGCTGCAACATGATTGTTCCATCACATATGCCGTCGAAGAAACCTCGTATTGATCTCAACATTTCATTATAA
- the LOC108222022 gene encoding auxin-responsive protein SAUR71 yields the protein MKKLIRRLSRVADSSQYTLLRSSTRPLSSNSFRSLKLRRSNTVPVGHLPVYVGDEMERFIVSAELINHPIFIQLLNKSAQEYGYEQKGVLRIPCDVVDFEKVLQALKLGEISIDVQDLINSISDEFDFS from the coding sequence ATGAAGAAGTTAATTCGCCGCCTCTCCCGAGTCGCCGACTCATCACAGTACACTCTCCTCCGCTCCTCGACTCGTCCGCTCAGCTCAAACTCGTTCCGGTCACTGAAGCTCCGGCGATCCAACACCGTTCCGGTCGGTCACCTCCCTGTCTACGTCGGCGACGAAATGGAGCGGTTCATCGTGTCCGCCGAGCTGATAAATCACCCGATCTTCATCCAATTGCTCAACAAATCGGCGCAAGAGTACGGTTACGAGCAGAAAGGCGTGCTTCGGATCCCCTGCGACGTCGTCGACTTCGAGAAGGTTCTACAAGCCTTGAAACTCGGGGAGATTTCAATTGATGTGCAGGATCTGATTAATTCCATCTCCGATGAGTTTGATTTTTCGTAG